Below is a genomic region from Cynocephalus volans isolate mCynVol1 chromosome 14, mCynVol1.pri, whole genome shotgun sequence.
GGGGGAGGGTTAGATGTCTTACAAAGAGGCACTTATTCTCTTGATTACTGCTGGAGGAACTACTGTCCAGGCACCCCTTGTGGTGTTTTGGAGGCCACAGACACGGGAGCCTCGGCAGCTTCCCTGATTAAGGTGAGCTGCTGTGAAACTTTCTGCCTGAACATTGGGCAGGTTTTGGAGACAGGATTTCCCCAAGCACCACGGCCCAACCCCAGCCTCCTCTAACTTGACCCCAAGATAGTTGAGGGTTTCCTTCAAAGATTTGGGGAGATGCTgcaacagaggaaagaaaagcagCAAGTGTGGAGTGGGTGGGGCCCGCGTAGggtgaggggagaagagggccatcatgaatgtgtgtgtgcgcgtgcgcgcagCCTGAGTGCAGCCAGGGACCCAAGCAGAGGACGTGCCACAGAAGGCAGTTGAGGATTCCCCCTCCCCCTAGTTGATTCCCAGCTCTGCAGAATGGGGGGCCTCTCCTCGGCCATCTCTTCCTCCCTACCTCCATCTCatgtgctctctctccctctctccttccttttccttctctttcttccctctctccttgcaGCACCCCCTGTCAAAGAGAAGAAACAGCCAGAGGAGGGTGACCCCCTAGACCCCCCTGCGTCCCCGAAGCCCACTGGTGAGCTGAGCAGGAACCACAGCCCCATCCAGCTAGAGGTGAGTTGGGCCACTCCCTGAAGGGCCTCCTCCCTGCCACCCACCCTCAGCCTGCACTCAGCCTCTAGGTGAACTTGGAGACTCCCTAAGCTCTCAGGAGGGAGGCGTAGTCCTACCCCCCATCCTGCAGAGTGGGCTGGGGCTCCGCATTGGAACGTGCAAGAGCTGGGCGCTGGGCAGGCAGGGGCACTCTGTGGCAGCGGCTTTCAAACTTAGTTTTTGTAGCAGAACCCTTTTTCCAAATGAAGATGACCTGAAATCCTGATTTGTAAAACAGACAAAAGCACTATTCTATGATATAAAACTACATCTACGTCCATCCATCTAGATGTGTATAACATGGTCATATAGAGTTACTCAGTGAGATCAACAAGGCCGTATGATGCACAGAGAATCTGAATGAGGGGTTGTGGGTGGCACTTTTGGAGCACACTCAGCCTCAGCTTCCTTTCTTTTTGGCCATTTGCTTTGGTGGCACAGTCTGGAGAAAATATCCTGATTCATGTAGAgaagttgttgcaaatggtagtagtTTTAACAGCGTGCCTGGAACTCAGGGAAGAGGATCAGAGAGCAAGTGCACTTGAGGAACAGTGTGAGAGGCCCCGTTCCGAGGTCTGCACAGGGCCGGCTCCCTTGTCAACAACATGTTATGATTTCATAGGTAACACGAGTTGTGTGTTTATTATCAGAGGTCTTTGATACCATAAAAACACTCAAATAAAACTTGAatcaaatatttttggaatacGTGGCTCTCTGCACTATTCTAGGCCCAGATGGTGTGTGTCCTTCTAGTGTTTTGGGCCTGCTCAAGAGGACTCAGGAGCTACCTGCTCTCTGAGCAGGAGCCTACCTTGGGCCAGGATACTGGCCCTGGGCTGTCAGCCCCAGCCCATCCATCCCCCTTTGCTCTAAGCCACCAACCAGATGGCACAGAATCTGCAGATATTGTCCCTCTGGAACTGGAAACCAAAAGTCCTGTGCATCTGACACAAATGTGCCAACAGAAACCCAGAGCATGGCAGGCTGGTGGGTCAGAGAGGCAGGCCACCTCAGCAGAGGCTCGGAGCAGCTTGCAGCACTGGAAAACATCAAGCACCTTCATTCCTTCAGCTGTTGCCACAGGGCCCTAGGGATGCACAGTCTGATGGAAGAACTAAGACAGAGGTAGAACAAATCAAAAGCAAGATGAAGAAATGGTCTAGGCCTGGAGAAGGTAGGGGACTGCCCCGTGACTGCTGTGGAGCCATCTGCTCTGGGCTTCCCGACCTCTGTGGCGGTCCTGGATGCCAGCCCCTGTCCTGGGGCCCTGGGTACTGATAGCTGAAACCTACACTTGTCTGACCCAGGAACAGTCACTCTGGCCCAGAGCAGTAGGCTGCGTGCTCCTGGGGGAGCGTGGCGCTGGGGGCCAGGCTCCTTATCCCTCACTGCAGCCAGTGGTTTCTGCATGTCTGCAGCCACCCACCAACTGGGGCCCACCCAATGCCTCCTGTTCTTTCCCCAGGACTCCCCCGAGGCAGGCGGGGAgcgggaggaggagcaggagcggGAGGAGGAGCAGGCCTTCCTGGTCAGCCTCTACAAGTTCATGAAGGAGCGACACACACCAATCGAGAGGGTGCCCCATCTTGGCTTCAAGCAGAGTGCGTTCCTGGGGtgcaggcagggaggggggccCAGCAGGGGACCCCATCCACGCAGGGCATCGGGGCGGGCACCTCTGCTCTGGGTGACCCTGGATGCTGCTGGCCTACAGGGGTTGCACAAAGAAAGGATGCCTCTCTCCACGCTCAGGGCTGGCAACGGGTGGAGCTGGATTTCTATCCTCACCGGTCCCTGGGCCACCAGTGCGCAGGCCCGGCCTGCCCATCCATTGCAGTGGCTCTGTCTGGGTGTTTGCTGGTCTGTGCCTGCCTGATGGAGCTATAGGAATGGGTTGCAGCTGTCCCTGCCCCTCACAGAGACTGACAGCTGGCTCTACCCACCCCTTTTCTCCAGTTAACCTGTGGAAGATCTACAAGGCAGTGGAGAAGCTGGGGGCCTATGAACTGGTGAGGAAAGCATCTCTGAGTCCTAGCTCTGCTGCAGCTCCCTGCACATCCCTGCTGCACcccaggaggggctggggaaggggcaaGCCTGGCAGATCTGGCCTTGCCTCCAGACAGTCCCCAAATCCTGCCCCTGCATGCCACGGGGAGGAGGAGCCTGACTTGCCCACTGGTGCTTTGCTGTTCAAAGCAGgtttcctcctttcccatctgTTCTGCCCTCCCTGTGTCGGAAAGCTGCTTGGGCTAACAGTCAGGTGGCTCCTGGGAGGGAGAACCGGCTGGCCTCCAGAGGAACCCTTTCTAACCTCCTGCCCTGCTGCTGAAGAAGCAGCTGCAAAACTGCAGTCCTTGCCCCCTTCCCTGTGAGTGGGGACCTGGAGCTGGGAGGACCCTCACTGGTGTCCTTGCAGGTGACCGGTCGCCGCCTCTGGAAGAATGTGTATGACGAGCTGGGGGGCAGCCCAGGCAGCACCAGCGCAGCCACATGCACGCGCCGCCACTACGAGAGGTACAGCAGGGGCAGCCAGGGTGTCCACTGTGAGCCCCTGGGTACGTGTTACCTGGGCCTTTGCCCCCCAGGGCCTTGACAGAGTGTGCAGTGGGGTCAATAGGGGGTGCGGGTATAATATGCCCAAGTGTCCAGGGAAGGGGCAGGGTGTGTGTGCCACAAGCTGGCAGAGCAGCAGGGCAGCATGGGTGCTACATCTTCTTCGTGGCCCAGAGCTGCATCCAGGGGCCCAGCCAGACTGCAGGCCTCCCGCACAGATGAGGAAGAGCCGTGGGCTGCTGCTCAGTCAGGGAGGGAGCTGACAGGTCTGGGGCCAGCAGAGAGGACGTTCCTGGTGGTGGTGTCCACGGGACCAGAGGGGCTTAGAGGGGGCCAGGCAGAGGCCAGCGGTGTGGGGTGGGCACCCCAGCCTCCTGGTGGACGTGCCCGGCTCCTCCCCAGGCTGGTCCTCCCATATGTGCGGCACCTGAAGGGGGAGGATGACAAGCCACTGCCCCCCTCCAAGCCCAGGAAACAATATAAGATGGCCAAGGAGCCGCGGGGGGATAACGGGACCACCGAGAGGCCAAAGAAGGCCAAGGAAGAGAGGCAGATGGACCAGGTGAGCGCTGAGTCAGGCTGGGGGCTGCCCTGTCCCCTGCCTCTTGAagctccccctccctgccctggcAGTGGCTGCAGGGCTTCCCGCCTAGAACTCCCAGCGCCTGCTCCCAGGGCAGGACCTGTAGGGGCTCTAGGTTCTCGGTAGATGGCAGTGGGGTCTGCACTCCAGCCTGCACCCCACTCATTGGGCTCCATGTCCTGACACCAGGCTGTGTCCACTCAGAGGATGGGGCACCTTTTGACAGTTTTGCACAAAGGCACTGTAAGGGCTAGCAGCAGCCCCTGGGTATCCCCCTGAGACCCTGCTGCCTCCGAGGCCCCAGGTCAGGATGCCTGACTCAGACCATGGCTTTTTCTCATTCTAGATTGTGCCAGGAAAGACCAAAACAGATgccactgagccagcacagcctCCCAGCCAGGAGTCCCCCAGGAACAGTACAGAACAGTTGGGCCCAGCCTCTGGGCCCTCTCTGCCCTTCATGGGTGCAAGTGGCTGCCCTGAGGCCTACAAACGGCTCCTGTCCAGCTTCTACTGCAAAGGGACACATGGCATCATGTCACCACTGGCCAAAAAGAAGCTCCTGGCCCAGGTGAGCAAGGCAGGGGCCTTACAGTGCCAGGAGGAGGGCTGTCGCCACGGCGAGGGCAGCCCAGATGGGGAGCCCCAGGCGTCCTCGGCTGTTCGCCCCCCAGAGAGTCCCCGGAGCCCAGGAGGGCCGGCTGAGAACTCCAGGCAGCGGCTGACCCCTCAGGAAGGATTGCAGGCCCCTGGCGGCAGCCTCAGGGAGGAGGCTCAGGCGGTCCCCTGCCCAGCAGCCCCCATCTTCACGGGCTATTTCCACACCTGCCCCACCAAGGTGCTGAAGCCTGTCAGCCAGCACCCCCGGGACTTCTTCTCCAGTCTTAAAGATGGAGTGCCACTGGGGCCTCCTTGCAAAGAGGAGGGGCTGTCAGTCAAAGAGCCCCAGCTAGTGTGGGGTGGGGATGCCAACCGCCCCTCTGCATTCCACAAAGGCGGCTCCAGAAAGGGTGGCCTCTATCCCAAGCCCAAAGCCTGCTGGGTGTCTCCCATGGCCAAAGTCCCTGCTGAGAGCCCCAGGCCCCAGCCCACCttccccagcagcccaggcctcaGCCAAAAGCGCAGCCTGGAAGAAGAGGGCTTTGCTGGTGGCAAAAGACTGCGGGCAGTGTCTCCCTATCTTAAGGAGGTGGATGCCAAGGAGTGTGGGGCCAAACCCACTGGGGGACCTCGCTTGGCTGTCTCCTGCCTGCTGGGCCCAGCCCTGGGGCCTGCCCCCCCAGAGGTCTACAGGGGCACCATGCTGCGCTGCCCTCTGAACTTCGCCAGCACCCCGGACCCCTTAAAGGGCCAGGTTGCGCTCCCTTTCAGCCCCCTGGTCATCCCGGCCCTCCCAGCCCACTTCCTGGCCACTACAGGCCCCTCACCCTTAGCCACCGGCCTGATGCACATCCCTCCGTCCTTTGATGGTACCCTCCGCCACAGACTTGGCCCAGCACCATCTGCCTGGCATGTACCCCCCATCACAACCTATACAGCACCCCACTTCTTCCACCTCAACACCGAGCTTTAGGTCAGAGCCCGTGGCGCTGCACTGCACTGCAGAGGGTCTGATGTGGCCGGAGATAGGGAGGCGCTTCAGGGGCTCTGGACTGGAGCCCACTACCCAGGCTCCTGGCTGGGCAGCCTGGCACAAAAAGGGAGGCAGCAGGTAAACTGGGTTTGTCTCTCAAGGGAGCAGCCCAAGCCCAGGGACTGGGGACCCAGTTGTCCCAAGGCCTTGGGAAAGAATGGTGCagggtcagcaggagcagccagaaCAGAGGCCGGGAGCTGGGTGAGGATCAGAGGATGGCAGCTGGCGGAAAATCCAATAAAGACATCAGTGTGAACCCACCTAGCCCTGAGGTGTTCAGGCAAGATTGTGGGTGGGGCTGCCAGTGGGAGCCAAGGAGACAGAGCTGGACGGTGCCACCTCACGGAAGAGCAGGCCCCAAGCAGAGTTCTGGTTCACGTTCCATCAGGCTTTGACATTCGTCCTGTGCCTTCAGTTTGCCTTCCTAGGTGAGCCTTGGGACGGCTGCCTGTTGCCTTCCTCTGTGCAGATGGGGATCCACAATGCACCCAGGTCCCCCTGCAGGCGAGTAGGAGGGCAGGGCTGTGCAGGCAGTGGGAGTCCAGGCTGTGAGCTGGGGGTTGAGGATGGGAGCAGGAAGACCGAGTTAGTCAGCCCCAGCGGTGGACGCAGACTTATGGGGCCTGCTGCTGAATCCTCTCAGTGACCACCACCACAGCACCTCCACTTGCTTGCCCCAAACAAACAGGACAGGcctggaagggaaagaggagcGTAGGGGCTAGTCTCAACCTGGGCATCTGAATTGTTAAACTCCAGCAGGTTTGGGATGTGGGTGCACCAGGAGGCTCCTGTAGGAACTCTGCAGCCTGATGCCCTACTTCCTGCAGGCTCTGGGTGGGGAGTAAGGGCCCTGt
It encodes:
- the ARID5A gene encoding AT-rich interactive domain-containing protein 5A isoform X2, with product MAKEPRGDNGTTERPKKAKEERQMDQIVPGKTKTDATEPAQPPSQESPRNSTEQLGPASGPSLPFMGASGCPEAYKRLLSSFYCKGTHGIMSPLAKKKLLAQVSKAGALQCQEEGCRHGEGSPDGEPQASSAVRPPESPRSPGGPAENSRQRLTPQEGLQAPGGSLREEAQAVPCPAAPIFTGYFHTCPTKVLKPVSQHPRDFFSSLKDGVPLGPPCKEEGLSVKEPQLVWGGDANRPSAFHKGGSRKGGLYPKPKACWVSPMAKVPAESPRPQPTFPSSPGLSQKRSLEEEGFAGGKRLRAVSPYLKEVDAKECGAKPTGGPRLAVSCLLGPALGPAPPEVYRGTMLRCPLNFASTPDPLKGQVALPFSPLVIPALPAHFLATTGPSPLATGLMHIPPSFDGTLRHRLGPAPSAWHVPPITTYTAPHFFHLNTEL
- the ARID5A gene encoding AT-rich interactive domain-containing protein 5A isoform X1 — encoded protein: MAPPVKEKKQPEEGDPLDPPASPKPTGELSRNHSPIQLEDSPEAGGEREEEQEREEEQAFLVSLYKFMKERHTPIERVPHLGFKQINLWKIYKAVEKLGAYELVTGRRLWKNVYDELGGSPGSTSAATCTRRHYERLVLPYVRHLKGEDDKPLPPSKPRKQYKMAKEPRGDNGTTERPKKAKEERQMDQIVPGKTKTDATEPAQPPSQESPRNSTEQLGPASGPSLPFMGASGCPEAYKRLLSSFYCKGTHGIMSPLAKKKLLAQVSKAGALQCQEEGCRHGEGSPDGEPQASSAVRPPESPRSPGGPAENSRQRLTPQEGLQAPGGSLREEAQAVPCPAAPIFTGYFHTCPTKVLKPVSQHPRDFFSSLKDGVPLGPPCKEEGLSVKEPQLVWGGDANRPSAFHKGGSRKGGLYPKPKACWVSPMAKVPAESPRPQPTFPSSPGLSQKRSLEEEGFAGGKRLRAVSPYLKEVDAKECGAKPTGGPRLAVSCLLGPALGPAPPEVYRGTMLRCPLNFASTPDPLKGQVALPFSPLVIPALPAHFLATTGPSPLATGLMHIPPSFDGTLRHRLGPAPSAWHVPPITTYTAPHFFHLNTEL